In the Helianthus annuus cultivar XRQ/B chromosome 11, HanXRQr2.0-SUNRISE, whole genome shotgun sequence genome, one interval contains:
- the LOC110889424 gene encoding ribulose bisphosphate carboxylase small chain, chloroplastic-like has translation MQTYGKQQSDCSNKTIIYRAKKTIFTHWISSKICIMASISSSVATVSRTAPAQANMVAPFTGLKSNAAFPATKKANDFSTLPSNGGRVQCMKVWPPLGLKKYETLSYLPPLTETQLAKEVDYLLRKKWVPCLEFELEHGFVYRENARSPGYYDGRYWTMWKLPMFGCTDSAQVMKELAECKKEYPQAWIRIIGFDNVRQVQCIMFIASRPDGY, from the exons ATGCAAACGTATGGCAAGCAGCAAAGTGATTGCTCAAATAAAACCATTATATATAGAGCTAAGAAAACTATATTCACTCATTGGATTTCAAGCAAGATTTGCATAATGGCTTCGATCTCCTCCTCAGTCGCGACCGTTAGCCGGACCGCCCCTGCTCAGGCCAACATGGTGGCTCCATTCACCGGCCTTAAGTCCAACGCCGCCTTCCCCGCTACCAAGAAGGCAAACGACTTCTCCACCCTTCCCAGCAACGGTGGAAGAGTTCAATGCATGAAG GTGTGGCCACCACTTGGATTGAAGAAGTACGAGACTCTTTCATACTTACCACCACTAACTGAAACTCAGTTGGCTAAGGAAGTCGACTACTTGCTCCGCAAAAAATGGGTTCCTTGTTTGGAATTCGAGTTGGAG CACGGTTTTGTCTACCGTGAGAACGCCAGATCCCCCGGATACTATGACGGAAGATACTGGACAATGTGGAAATTGCCTATGTTCGGTTGCACCGATTCAGCCCAAGTGATGAAGGAGCTTGCTGAATGCAAGAAGGAGTACCCCCAGGCATGGATCCGTATCATCGGATTTGACAACGTTCGTCAAGTTCAATGTATCATGTTCATTGCTTCCAGGCCAGATGGTTACTAA